The Henckelia pumila isolate YLH828 chromosome 2, ASM3356847v2, whole genome shotgun sequence genome includes a window with the following:
- the LOC140878471 gene encoding uncharacterized protein encodes MAISAGVNWLRVWRLKLPAKIRNFIWRILSNCLPTMTTLRRRRVDVLEWCPICRQEPEIDLHALVLCPTIRGVWSLTSLGSYMGSTNSFIDWWNNLVSSNDSTDIKIAAAVLWSIWLNRNDVVWNGKHKPQMRELNSVPKHNYDTYWRKPPPHFLKCNVDAAIFNDPPRMGFGCLVRDEHGSVVAASHGCIFGISDPTLAKALSIREALSWLKELNLSNLIVESDALLVIQALKNKASDISSLDLIVEDCKSLVSDLHSCSFVFVRRSANQAVHLLARAVGSMKNNAFSDKLALLF; translated from the exons ATGGCTATTTCTGCTGGAGTAAATTGGTTAAGGGTATGGAGATTAAAACTTCCTGCGAAAATCAGAAATTTTATCTGGAGAATTCTTTCAAATTGCCTTCCGACGATGACAACATTAAGACGAAGACGGGTAGATGTTCTGGAATGGTGCCCGATTTGCCGTCAAGAGCCAGAAATAGATTTGCATGCTCTTGTTTTATGCCCAACCATTCGAGGTGTTTGGAGCCTTACCTCTCTTGGGAGCTATATGGGTTCAACAAATTCTTTCATTGACTGGTGGAATAATCTGGTTTCCTCTAATGATTCTACTGATATTAAGATAGCAGCAGCTGTGTTGTGGAGCATTTGGCTAAATCGGAATGATGTGGTTTGGAATGGAAAGCATAAACCT CAAATGCGAGAACTGAATTCAGTTCCCAAACATAATTATGATACCTACTGGCGTAAACCACCACCACATTTTCTTAAATGCAATGTGGATGCCGCGATTTTTAATGATCCTCCGCGAATGGGGTTTGGATGTTTAGTCCGAGATGAACATGGTTCTGTTGTAGCAGCTTCTCATGGATGCATATTTGGAATCTCTGACCCGACATTAGCTAAAGCTTTGAGTATCCGTGAAGCACTCAGTTGGctaaaagagttaaatttatcaaatctcaTTGTGGAATCGGATGCACTTTTGGTCATTCAAGCTCTAAAGAACAAGGCATCTGATATTTCTAGTTTGGACTTGATAGTTGAAGATTGTAAATCTCTTGTGTCGGATTTACATTCTtgttcttttgtttttgttcgtcGATCAGCGAACCAAGCGGTTCACCTATTAGCTAGGGCAGTTGGTTCTATGAAAAACAATGCATTTTCGGATAAATTagcattattattttaa